The region acactgtttTATAACAGTGTCTAAGAGCCTTAAAGCCCcatataacactctgagagtgttatactaGGCTTTTACGGCTtttggacagtgttatacacccattttaggggttttggtgcacttctggttcaaactaattcgaactaggctgcattttttgcaaaagttcggtaAACTGGGAGAACTGACCTTTTCAAAAGTCTGCTCATTACTACACCCTAGTTCAGCTATCTCATCCTCttacacaattgcccaaaattgtacaaatgtgtggtctgactaggGATTTGGTTAGAAGGAAAAGTATATTTTTGTCACCTCTTTTGATGCATGACATAattttatttgccttggcagttgCTGTCTGGCACTGGTTGCCAACGTTGAGTACACTGTCCGGCAACATCCCCAAGTCTTATTCAGTGGCAGTCTTATACAGTGTTCTACAATTTACTCCTCAGTTTGTTTAATATCCCTTCTGCTGCAAAAAATAGCCCATATTCAATATTATTGCAATATTTTAGGCTTCAGTGAACATACAACTTTCATATATGCCGGCATAAGACATCTTTCTGGCATTTTTCTGCCCATTAAAGTCTGTCAAGTTTGTGGTATATTGTCAGCATGTCGTGCCCTGCCATATACAATGACAATATACCACAAACTTTGTATGAACTCAGCCTAAGTTAGCATTTCATTCTAGTTCCTAATTAGTGTTAAATGAGCcaaaacagtagaaccctgtttgaaCCTGAACCTCAGGCAGTTTGACTCAGCCGAACTAACTAAAATTATTCTCcattttcctcctccttcttttttactactttaaaaaaatgtaaaaagaagaaggaaaaggaagaaaaaggaaaaaaggaaaagaagggaAAGTAAtatctttccttcttctttttcctccttttgattttcctttcttcttttctttcccattttttccttattcattttcttcttttttttcctactttttcttcttttttccttgttctttttcttcattaactttgtcttaaaacagctcaaaagtacttagatacattCCAGGTGACCTAAAAGTGTTATACAAAgcatttatggctcttagacagtgttatctACCAGGTTTAAGGTATTGGTGATGTTCTGGCTTGGTGccaactaattcagactgaaccacactttttgcccaaatttgtcCAACAAGCCAAACTAAACATTTCAAATCTTCACTCACCCCTATTCCTAATTATGGAATGTTCATGTGCTGCATATATGAAAATCTGTTCTGCACATCTATATGCTGTTGTCTCTGCAGCACATACTAGGACTTTAACATACTCCATTTAGATGTTTGGGACAGTTGTAGAACTTTCTGCAATTAATCTGTCACATTCCCTCATACCATCAATTCATGTGTCTGGTTCACTCTAATTATTCATTGAAATCGGGAGGATTTATGGAAACCTAAATTATCTATAGTCTTAATGGATTACATAGGTTAGGCTTTGCAAGTTATTTAGTAGAATAAATTCAGAATTACTGCTAGTTTAAGGGTATTCGCCTACATACAGCAGAGACTACTCTACGAGGAGAGAATTATCTCCAATGTCAGATCCAATGTCATGGGTAATAAATAATTGAAAAAGACAAATGTCATGTAGCAACTGTATTCCTGTTCTTGGATTCCTACAATAGCTACTGGAGAACAAACGTCTTTCAAGCAGCCCAGTGGAATGTAGACCCGAGACAAGTAAAGAACTACGAGACTATTTTAGGTATAAGACTTTATATAGTTAATATATATTGAATCCCAGAACTGGCCATAAGTTAATTATAGAATAGGCATATTTCTATTATACATGCATTTAGTTAAGTATCATAGTACCTCAttgcatatatctatctatctatatatatatatatatatatatatatatatatatatatataatgtaagggGTTTTCTGGCCAAAAACTACTGATTACTTATACTCAAGATAAATCATCAGTGGTTAATTGCCAGGGACCAGCCTCATGGGATCCACAGTGATCACCTAATCACTCGGCCCGCTCTCAGTACATCGGGAGGGAAGTGCATCATAGACGGGAGTGGAAGTGGCCTAGCTGGCttgactctcattgaaatcaattacacGTCCGTATCCAACTCTGGTGTTGGAGGCAGAAGTTCCCAAAGTGTTATCAGTGCTTCAActacaattgatttcaataggagtgaagccagctaggcgaTTTCCTATTGAGGCCCCTAAGATGCATGTCTGTTCCACTAGATCAGGTGATCTCGGCTACTCCCGTGGGGCAGGTCCCCGGCTATTAACTATcggtgatctatcctgaggataggtcatcaatagattttACCCCTCTAAGAATTGCAAGAAGTATATGCCAACAAGTGTTTCACTTTGAGTGGGTCAACACgagccaaacacttcttttaGCTGATCGCTATTTCTTCCAACCCTCTCTCCTTCCTCATACACGCTTGACCAAACATGCATGGAGAGACGGGAGTAAGCCAGTAAGGCACTGCCTGACACCTCTGGCAGTGTCTTATCTCCTTGCGAACAAAAGAATCGGGCAAGCTGAAATCCAACTGCCCGATGCTTATCTTTCCTGACATTTACCATCAGGGAGAGTCAGAAGGCTCCCCAAACACATTAAATGGTCGATTGGTTTTGCCAAAACCAGTTGGCTTGGTTGATAAACACTGAATAgcaactttattagagacctcaTCTAGTTGCTCGTTGGACCTCCTCTGGTCTTCAGAACTACAGGaattcattgtggcatagattTCACCgggtgttgaaatcattctgcacaAATACTGGCTTATGCAGACTGGCGAGATtattgtagttgctgcaaattacatGGTGATACTGTCATGTTCAGAACAGCtagcaggaagggttcatcaattcatgctgcttgtgtcacCTTTTGACCCTCTCATCAGCACAGTGCAGCAGATATatagattcatctgaccaggtgatgttcttccactgctcagtgatccaatttttgtgctcttttgcccactggagactTGCCTTTCTATTTTTCTTAGACAGTAATGCAACTGGAACTGGTCACCTGTTGTAGTAGCCCATCCATACTATGGAAATTGTGCATTTGGACTCGTTAGTTGGGGCACCAGCATAGAATATGGCTGCACTTTACTTGACTGTGCAACACCAGTTTGTGaagatgattcttgacatcctcctctgatcctTTTCGGTGATTAGTTGTTTGCATGCACAGGATCCCGCTTTGCTGgctgtttttcctcgatcacaccattcttgctaTACTCTCCATACTGTTGCACATGAAAACCCCACAagattggcagtttttgaaatacttgCCCTTGCTAGTCTAACACCAATGACTCAGTGTTGCCTAAATCACTAAATTTTTCCATTTTAATATGGAATTACACTGAAAATGATCtacagaaaacttgctcacttgatttttgctgcactccagggtcacgtgTCTAATTTCCCATCAGGGAAGCTCAACTTGTGAAAGGGTCAGTGTACATTTGATATGTATAGCCAACTTTAAACATTATTTGTATATTGTGGTTGTAATTTGCCTTCCCTCCGTACTTAGCTCTGGCTACTGTTTGACCAAATATATTTCCTACACAACTGTTCTGAAGTCTTTTATTATCTGGTTATCTGCATAGTTGAATTTAGATGAAATGCCTTATAAAGGCAGCTCTTGTAACAGGAAATCAAAGAaagatttttcttcttttcagaTCTGCTAAGCCAGAAGTCGGAACTACTGATAGCAAAAAATGCAGAACTTCAAGCAATGCACCAACAAGTGATGGAAATTAGCTGCACAGTCCAGGAGAACTCTTGAAAATGTATAGATGTGCCACGTGGACCTGTCCTGAACTCTTCCTCTTATTGTTATACCTCAGTTATTTCCAATTTTGTCCAGGCTTGGCACTACCCAGTGTCCCAGACTATCTGCAACGTGGCTGGCAGAGGTTACTAGAAGAAGGAGAAAACTGTGCTGACTGTAGACCAGAAGAATGTCCTACTCCAAGAGGATGTCTTGCTGGAGTTGTCCTGGACACTTGCGATTGCTGCTTGGAATGTGCCAATTTGGAAGGGCAAATATGTGATTTGGACAACACTAACCACTTCTATGGAAAATGTGGAGATAACCTGGAATGCCAGTTGGATATGGGGGACCTAAGCCATGGGGAGGTGCCAGAACCACAGTGCGTCTGTCTAACTAACACAGCTGTGTGTGGATCTGATGGCAAGACCTATTTACAGCTGTGCAAATTTAAGGAAACAGCCAATGCGCAGCCGGAGAGAAATCTGACAATTGTCCATGAGGGGCCATGTGAATCAGGTAGGGTAAACTTTGTCATGACAGCGACAGTTTGTAACTTTTATTGATCCTCTTATCAACAAACAGCAAAGGGAGTTCAATTGTCTGATTGTCTGAATTACAAGTATCACGTTCTCAGTTTGTTCAGAAGTACTGAGCCCGGTGATTTCTAGACTGTAAAGGCCAATTAACCTAGAAGTAAGTGCCATCAGATATAAATAACAGCATGAATAATTTATATCTTGCACATAAATAAACCAAAATGCctagtaaaatataaaaatacaagttagtgatgtcactactgtaaTATATCATATCTACAGGGGGATTTAAAAAGactggtgcaaaagtaaagctgatctCTTCATACATGAAGTGACATACAACAGTCGGAATGACATAAATAGATAAAAGAACTCTTCTAGTTTTagtgcaccttacagatgtttgatgttgGTGACACTAGATGACCTAAAACATTACATCTCTGCtacacaataccaaatatgtgggattttgatttttttttacattttttatgctaatatgagaaaaagcatacaaaaaggattttttttcttttactttttacacttttcttttttgttcattttaattatcttttttttttacaccatttaggtccctctgggggacttacagtacagcactgatgatcgctgtgataaggctatggtgtcctgttgccatggcaaccagccgggctctctgtgattatatcgcgagagcctggtgacgtcacagagggagtgcgctccctctgtgaaccctgcccatgccgcgatctacatagtgCATAGATCTACatagatctacatagatcgctgcagggaaggggttaacagcgggaggccggctatgactgacagcctgctcccgctgcgggatagcgcaagatcacttatgatctcgtgctatccccaggatgtaagtttacgccctgttgcgggaagtaccccgctgtcaGGACGTAAACGTACGCCCTGGGGTggaaaagggttaatagttgatCGACCAGGGTCTGCTGTTTGCGAACCCTGttgaatcagctgatcaccaggcccACTATCAGTGTGGAAAGTACTGTCCATAttacagtggcccagtttggtactgcaagcacagctcccattgaatt is a window of Eleutherodactylus coqui strain aEleCoq1 chromosome 4, aEleCoq1.hap1, whole genome shotgun sequence DNA encoding:
- the KAZALD1 gene encoding kazal-type serine protease inhibitor domain-containing protein 1, with amino-acid sequence MYRCATWTCPELFLLLLYLSYFQFCPGLALPSVPDYLQRGWQRLLEEGENCADCRPEECPTPRGCLAGVVLDTCDCCLECANLEGQICDLDNTNHFYGKCGDNLECQLDMGDLSHGEVPEPQCVCLTNTAVCGSDGKTYLQLCKFKETANAQPERNLTIVHEGPCESAPQILSPPYDIWNVTGKDAIFGCEVFAYPMASIEWKKEGSEMLLPGDDPHISVQFRGGPLKYEVTGWLQIQSVRVTDEGIYRCFARNKIGEVVAGATLMVLTPDQLNMTGLTLPKFRNQLQEYDADGEDSDYY